In Phocoena phocoena chromosome 3, mPhoPho1.1, whole genome shotgun sequence, a single window of DNA contains:
- the TAS2R1 gene encoding LOW QUALITY PROTEIN: taste receptor type 2 member 1 (The sequence of the model RefSeq protein was modified relative to this genomic sequence to represent the inferred CDS: inserted 2 bases in 1 codon; substituted 2 bases at 2 genomic stop codons): MADQHSPAREASLLTRWGRWELGVEARALELHVKIEIRTLPNTIHKNKLKLVPWLVLESPLYASGMDVFHSKHRXIFSKEHFLGLFSPNATTQIKEIPALQFAFLFDEFSLPLLIFLISSLLLIFSLRRHTXQMRNTATGPRNPHTHVHISTLLSILSFLVLCLCRSMTAALLFSQIFNFRSFIFLYCILRVGSYHSGHXITLILGNPKMKQNAKKLLLHRKCCQ; the protein is encoded by the exons atggccgaccagcactcaccagcccgagaggcttctctgctcacccgctggggcagatGGGAGCTGGgcgttgaggctcgggctttggag ctacatgtaaagattgaaattagaacacttcctaacaccatacacaaaaataaactcaagttGGTTCCTTGGCTGGTACTTGAGTCCCCGCTATATGCATCTGGCATGGATGTTTTCCACAGCAAACATAGGTAgatattttccaaagaacacTTCCTGGGCCTTTTCTCCCCAAATGCAACCACTCAAATTAAAGAAATACCTGCTTTACAGTTTGCCTTTCTTTTTGATGAGTTCTCATTGCCATTACTTATCTTCCTTATTTCTTCTCTGCTCTTGATATTTTCCCTGAGGAGACACACCTGACAGATGAGAAACACAGCAACAGGCCCCAGGAACcctcacacacatgtgcacatcaGCACTCTTCTCTCCATCCTGTCCTTTCTGGTCCTCTGTCTCTGCCGCTCCATGACAGCTGCTTTGCTCTTTTCTCAAATTTTCAACTTTAGAAGCTTCATATTTCTGTACTGCATCTTGCGGGTTGGTTCATACCACTCTGGACA TATTACCTTAATTTTAGGAAAtcctaaaatgaaacaaaatgcaaagaaattgCTCCTCCACAGAAAGTGCTGTCAGTGA